One stretch of Pomacea canaliculata isolate SZHN2017 linkage group LG1, ASM307304v1, whole genome shotgun sequence DNA includes these proteins:
- the LOC112570850 gene encoding beta-1,3-galactosyltransferase 1-like, whose translation MTNLVDTGAKPCRSICLRACTCVLACFSCRHVIKKLSRPYFTPIFVLSGLSVLMLLHFHRDKSASTDISHSTPHPPVFITRAQMFGVLQGQIGYTRSSRLHFDFPANGQDVQMVQTANNVKSKSRDFSFSYVNKSKEIPVTDASPIHLEIQHNTSLSNVIRSLQLIDDEDYLRDNSSFFRLRPHVVNSFVPELLIQASPLCPEDVPCLLFAVPSVPEHSEQREAIRNTWGSLARGGSWPRRSGPSYEMKVVFFLGVRSEANMTELKAESELYGDIVMGDFVDSYRNLSVKIGFALHWSVTYCKNAQTFIKVDEDTFVNVPLLSDVLNNVSKQHERYVLGYRHAYSKPYVVRQGQWKVEEDAYPLQFFPAYMYGHSYAISHRAISDLVTAYQHMPLVRVEDAFFTGILTKTMGIPRIHCPYFASLMETRWCQLIEDTYVSQTRFRDSSDLHKVWSALLTGKCK comes from the exons ATGACAAATCTCGTGGACACTGGAGCAAAGCCCTGTCGCAG TATATGTCTGCGTGCGTGTACGTGCGTGCTTGCATGTTTCAGCTGTCGGCATGTCATCAAGAAGTTGTCTCGGCCATACTTCACACCCATCTTTGTGCTCTCTGGGTTGTCAGTCCTGATGCTGCTACACTTTCATCGAGACAAGTCTGCCTCCACAGATATCTCTCACAGTACCCCTCATCCACCCGTTTTCATCACGCGCGCACAAATGTTTGGAGTTCTACAGGGCCAAATCGGTTACACTCGCTCCTCTCGTCTTCACTTCGACTTTCCTGCTAACGGACAGGACGTACAAATGGTTCAAACGGCAAACAATGTAAAATCTAAGTCAAGAGACTTCAGTTTCAGCTATGTGAATAAATCGAAGGAAATTCCAGTGACAGACGCGTCACCAATACACTTGGAAATTCAACACAATACTTCTTTATCCAATGTTATTCGATCTTTGCAGCTTATCGATGATGAGGATTATCTGCGAGACAACTCGTCCTTCTTTCGGCTTCGGCCACATGTTGTCAACAGCTTCGTCCCAGAACTTCTCATCCAGGCTTCTCCGTTGTGTCCTGAGGATGTTCCGTGTCTGTTGTTCGCTGTGCCCTCCGTACCAGAGCACTCAGAACAAAGGGAGGCTATCCGCAATACATGGGGGAGCCTGGCTCGTGGAGGGTCGTGGCCACGGAGGTCAGGTCCATCTTACGAGATGAAGGTCGTATTCTTCCTCGGTGTTCGTTCAGAAGCAAACATGACAGAGCTGAAAGCAGAATCTGAGCTCTATGGAGACATCGTCATGGGCGACTTCGTAGACAGTTATCGCAACCTGTCAGTCAAAATAGGCTTCGCCCTGCATTGGAGTGTAACATATTGCAAGAACGCACAAACCTTTATTAAAGTAGACGAGGATACTTTCGTTAATGTGCCTTTACTTTCAGATGTGTTGAATAATGTATCCAAACAACATGAGCGCTATGTACTTGGCTACAGACATGCGTACTCGAAGCCTTATGTAGTGCGGCAAGGTCAGTGGAAGGTAGAGGAGGATGCTTACCCACTTCAGTTCTTTCCCGCTTACATGTATGGGCATTCCTATGCTATTTCACACAGGGCTATCTCGGACCTAGTCACCGCCTACCAGCACATGCCACTGGTTCGGGTGGAAGACGCTTTCTTTACTGGGATCCTGACCAAGACAATGGGCATTCCTAGAATTCACTGTCCTTATTTTGCATCATTGATGGAAACTAGATGGTGTCAGTTAATTGAAGATACGTATGTAAGTCAAACAAGGTTTCGAGATTCATCAGATCTCCACAAAGTTTGGTCAGCCCTTCTGACAGGTAAATGCAAGTAG